In Paenacidovorax monticola, the genomic window CAGGTAGCTGCCGATTTCCTCGCGCGTCATGCGCAGCACCAGTTCGGATTGTGAAAAACCGCGCGCATGCAGGCGCTGCACCAGGTTGAGCAGGAAAGCCGCTAGGCGCTCCTCGGCGCGCATGCTGCCCAGCAGCAGCATCACGCCATGCTCGCGCACGATTTCGCGGCTCATGATCTTGTGCACGTGGTTCTGCAGCGCGGTCACCTCGCGTGACAGCTCCTCCAGGCGGTCGAAGGGCATCACGCAGACCTCGGCATCCTCCAGCGCCACGGCGTCGCAGGTGTGGTGGTCGTTCACGATGCCGTCGAGGCCGATGATCTCGCCCGCCATCTGGAAGCCCGTGACCTGGTCGCGCCCGTCCTCGGTGGCCACGCAGGTCTTGAAGAAGCCCGTGCGGATGGCGTAGAGCGAGTTGAAGGGCTCTCCATTGCGGAACAGCGTCCCGCCGCGCTTGACCTTGCGGCGCGTCGCCACGATTTCGTCGATCCGCTGCAGCTGCTGCTCATTCAAGCCCATGGGCATGCACAGCTCACGCAGGTTGCAGTTGGAGCACGCGACTTTGATGGTTTGCAGATTCATGTGGGCAAGGACCTGTTCATGGCCCGGGGCATGTCGTTCCTGTTTCATGGCACAGGGATTGTGGACGCGCCCGGGTATGGCTGATATCTGTCAAATTGTCCCAGGCATCTTGAGGGGGGAGATTGATCAATGTCAAGGACGAATGTGCCGGGCTACGGCACATTCACTGGCACGCTAGGAGCCTCCCCATGACCGTTGTTACGCCCGATCTCTTGCGCCGCTTTGACGTGCCCGGGCCCCGCTATACCTCTTACCCCACGGCGGACCGCTTCGTCGAAGCCTTCGGGCAGGAGGACTACATCCTGGCCCTGCAGCAGCGCAAGCTGGGCACAGCCGCCAAGGCGTTGCCATTGTCGCTCTATGTGCATATCCCTTTCTGCGAGTCGCTTTGCTATTACTGCGCGTGCAACAAGATCATCACCAAGCACCATGAGCGCGCCGATGTGTACTTGCGCTACCTGAGCCGCGAGATCGACCTGCACACGGCCCATTGCGGCCAGGGCCAGGTGGTGAGCCAACTGCACCTGGGCGGAGGCACCCCGACCTTCCTCTCCGATGACGGCCTGCGCGAGCTGATGGCGATGCTGCAGCGCAGCTTCTCGCTGGCGCCCGGTGGCGAATACTCCATCGAGGTGGATCCGCGCACGGTGACGGTCGAGCGGCTGGCGGTGCTGGCCGAGCTGGGCTTCAATCGCCTGAGTTTCGGCGTGCAGGACTTCGACCCCGAGGTGCAGAAGGCCGTGCACCGCATCCAGCCCGCGCAGCAGGTGTTCGACCTCGTGGCGTCCGCGCGTTCGCTGGGCTTCGACTCGGTGAACGTGGACCTCATCTACGGCCTGCCGCGCCAGACGCCGGAGTCCTTCGACCGCACCCTGGCCCAGGTGGCGCAGCTGCGGCCCGACCGCATCGCCCTGTATGCCTACGCCCACCTGCCCGAGCGTTTCAAGCCCCAGCGACGCATCGTGCCCGCAGAGCTGCCGGGTGCCTCGGCCAAGGTGGCCATGCTGGCGCGCTCGCTCGACGCATTCATGGAGGCCGGCTACGTCTATGTGGGCATGGACCACTTCGCGCTGCCCAACGACGCCCTGGCCGTGGCCAAGCGCCAGGGGCGACTGCACCGTAATTTCCAGGGCTACAGCACCCAGCCGGACTGTGACCTCATCGGCCTGGGCGTGTCCGCGATCGGGCGGGTGGGGGCCACCTACAGCCAGAACGCGAAGACGCTCGACGAGTACTACGACTTCATCGACCAGGGCCGCCTGCCCGTGGTGCGCGGCCTTGCGCTCACGCGCGACGACCTCGTGCGGCGCGCGGTCATCATGGCGCTCATGTGCCAGGGCGAGGTGCTGTTCGAACCCATGGAGCAGGCCTGGCTGATCGACTTCCGTCGCTACTTCGAGCCAGAGATGGAGCTGCTGCGCGAAATGGCCGACCAAGGCCTGGTGCGCCTGAGCGACGAGGGGATCACGGTCACCTCCATGGGCTGGTTCTTCGTGCGCGGTGTGGCCATGGTGTTCGACCGCTACCTGCAGGCAGACCGCAACCGGGCCCGGTTTTCGCGCATCATCTAGGGCATGGCCCGCTCTTTCCTTCCATGAACGCCGCGTTCGCGTGGACTGCATTGCTCATGGGGCTCGCGGGCGGGCCCCACTGCCTGGCCATGTGTGCTGCACCCTGCAGTGCCCTGGCGGGCAATGGCGGAGCGGGGGCACGGGACCCTGGCGCGCCCCAGGCGGTGCATTGGGCCCCCCGGGTGTCGTCCCGCCGTGGGGTACGCCTAGGGCTCTTCCATGCGGGACGTCTGGCGGGCTATGCCCTGGCCGGAGGGCTCGCGGCGTTCGCCATGGAAAGCCTGGCCTGGGTGACGCAGCAGACCTGGTCGCTGCGCCCGGTATGGACCCTGACGCATGTCGCGGTACTGGCCTGGGGGCTGCTGATGATGGCGCAGGCGCGGCAGCCGGCATGGGTGGAGCGCGCCGGCCGTGCCGCTTGGCGCCATGTGCAGCCGCTGGTGGCCGCGCCCGGGGGCGTGTTCGCTGCAGGGTTTTTCTGGGCGCTCATGCCATGCGGGCTGCTGTATTCCGCGCTGCTGGTCGCCGCGCTCAGCAACGGCCCCGTGCAGGGCGCGGTGTCGATGCTGTGCTTTGCCGTGGGCAGTGGCGCCTGGCTGGTGGGCGGGCCCCTGCTGTGGCAGCAGGTGCGCGCCCGGCTGAACCTGTGGCGCGCGAGCTGGGGAACCCGCCTGGCAGGGCTGATGCTCTTCGGAATCGCCGCCTGGGCGCTCTGGATGGATCTGGTCTACAAGCCTTCCCTGTGGTGCCGCTGAGGCCAGGGCCGCGCTCCGGGGCGGGCGGGCCAAGTGTTGTGTGGGAGCACCGGAGCCCCGCGTTTGTGTGCCGGGCCATGGGAAGTGGTGATAATGGTTACATTCATCGGCCGCTCCCGGGTGGCGCGGCCTCTCTCGCGCGCTTGCAGTGAACACATCCATCCTTATTGATATCAGCCAGTTGCGCGTTGGCATGTATATCCAGCTCGATGTGGGCTGGATGCACCACCCCTTTCCAGTCAGCAGTTTCCGCGTGGCGTCGCAAGAGCAGATCGCCACCCTGCGTGCCCTGAATCTCACCCAGGTCCGCTACATCCCTTCCCGCAGCGATCCCCTGCCGGCCGGCGTGCCGGAGCCTGAGGCGGCCGAGCCCGAATCGGCCGCTCCGCAGGCGCAGCCCGCAGCGATCCCGGAGGAGCTGGCCGTGCGCCAGCGCCGGCTGGCCCTGGAGATCCAGAAACAGGAACTCGAGGCCTGCGACCGCCGCTTCGGCGAGGCCACGCGCAGCTATCTGCAGATCACCGAGGTGGTGGCCGGCCAGCCGGACCAGGCCCGCGCGCTGGGCCAGGCCCTGGTGGACGGGTGCGTGAGCGAACTGCTGTCCAATGGCGACTCCGTGATCCGGCTGCTGTCCGAGGACGTGGGGGTGCGCGGCGCCCTGCATCCCGTCAACGTCATGGTTGTCACCCTCCTGCTCGGCAAGGCCCTGGGCCTGGAGAACCGGCAACTGGGCGAACTGGGCATGGCGGCCCTGCTGCACGACCTGGGCAAGCTCGCGCTGCCGCACCACGTGGCCGAGCCCTACGCCCATCTGTCGCCGGCCGAACTGGCCCGCTACGAGAGCCATGTCGGGGAGTCCGTGGCACAGGCCGAACGCATGGGGCTGCCCGTGCCCGTGGTCACGGCCATTGCCCAGCACCATGAGCGTGCCGATGGCTCGGGATTTCCCCTGCGCCTGCTGGGCGAAGACCTGGGCCGCTATGGCCAGATGCTGGCCCTGGTCAACCGCTACGATCGGCTCTGCAATCCGGCCCATGGCACGGACGCACTGACGCCGCATGAGGCCCTGTCGGTGATGTTCGCTCAGCTCAAGGCGCAGTTCGATCCCGTGATCCTGGGGGCGTTCATCCGCATGATGGGGGTGTACCCGCCGGGGTCGATCGTGCAGCTCGTGAACGACCGCTACGCCATCGTCGTGTCCGTCAATTCATCCCGGCCCCTGCGGCCGCGCGTGGTGGTGCACGACCCGAGCGTGCCCAAGGAGCAGGCGCTGATCCTCGATCTCGAGACCGTGCCCGAGCTGGGCATCCGGCGCAGCCTGCGGCCGGCGCAACTGCCGCGCGAGGCACTGGACTACCTGTCGCCGCGCCAGCGGGTGTGCTACTTCTTCGAGCGCGCGGTGGGCCTGACGCCCGGCAGGGAGGTCGCCGCATGACGGCCCGGTTCGGCCCGGAATGGCTCGGCGCGCTCGACGCGCTGTTCGAGGCCGTATGGCTGGTGGACGAGGAGTCCCTGTCCATCCTCGCGGCCAACCTCGCGGCCGCGAAGCTCACGGGCATCGCGGCGCAGGACATGGCCGGCCTGTCCATGCAGCGCCTGGCCGCCACACCCCAGGACCAGGCGCTGTGGAGCGACGGCGGCGCCCTGGCGCGCGCCGGCGTGCATTCCCATACCCATGTGCTGCGCCGCGACGGCGTGCTCGTGCCCGTGGAGCAGCGCGTGCAGCGGGTGGCGTCGCCCGCCGGCGCCAGCGTGCTCATGGTCACCATGGTGGACCGCAGCGAGCAGGAGGCCAGCGAGCGCGAGCTGGAGACCCTGCTGTCCGAGCTGCGCGCCACCCTGGATTCGGCCGCCGACGGCATGCTCGTGTGCGGCATGGACGGCAGCGTGCGGGCTTTCAACCAGCGCCTGGCGGTGCTCTGGGGCATCCCCCGGGAGCTGCTGGTGCGCCGCGACGATGACGCGGTGCGGCAGTACATGCTGGCCCAGGTGCAGGACCCGCAGACCTACAGTGCGCGGCTGGAGGCCATCGCCCGCGACCCCATGCTGGAGAGCACGGACATCCTGAACCTGCGCTCGGGCGCGGTGATCGAGTGCCGTTCGGTGCCGCAGCTGAGCCGGGGCCTGCCGGTGGGGCGCGTGTATTCATTCCGCGACATCACGCGCCAGGCCGAGAACCAGGCGGGCCTGCGGCTGGCTGCGCGGGTGTTCGAATCGAGCCTGGACGCGATCTTCATCGCCGACGCCCAGCACCGCATCATGCGCATGAACCCGGGCTGCGAGCGGCTCGTGGGCCAGCCCGCGCAGGTTCTGCTGGGCAACCTGGCGGCCTCGCTGTTCGGCGGCAGCGCGGAGCCTGCCCTCATGGATCAGGTGCTGGCTGGCTGGGAGCGGGAAGGCTTCTGGGAGGGCGAGCTGTGGCTGCCGCGCGATGCGGGAGCCTACTGCGCCGTGCACCTGTCATGGGTGGCGTTGCGCGACGACAGCGGCCGCATTGCCCAGAGCATCGGCTTCATGCGCGACCTGACCCTGCAGCATGCGGCGCAAAAGCGCATCGAGGAACTGGCCTTCAGCGACGTGCTCACGGGCCTGCCCAACCGCCTTATGCTGTCCCAGCGCGTGGACACGGCCATCGAGGTCGCCCGTCGGCATGGCACGGGCTTCGCCATCCTGTTCCTGGACCTGGACCGCTTCAAGATCATCAATGACTCGCTGGGCCACCCGTTCGGCGACCGGGTGCTGCAGCTCGTGGCGGAGCGCCTGCAGTCCTGCCTGCGCCAGACCGACATGCTGTGCCGCCTGGGCGGCGACGAGTTCGTGATCTACCTGCACGGCGGCGACGCCACCGTGGCCGAGAACGTGGCGCGGCGCATGCTCGAGGACATGCTGCGCCCCTTCGTGCTCGACGGCATGGGGTTCTCCATCCAGTGCAGCATCGGCATGGCGCTGTTCCCGCAGGACGGCCAGACGCTCGACGACCTCATCAAGCAGGCCGACACGGCCATGTACCGCGTCAAGGAGCGCGGGCGCGGCAACTACGGCTTCTACCAGCCGCAGATGAACGCGGGCCTGCTGTCGCGCATGCAACTGGAGCATGCGATGCGCCAGGCGCTGGCGAACGGGCGCCTCGCGGTGCACTACCAGCCCCAGGTGTGCATCCAGACGGGCCATGTCACGGGCGCCGAGGCCCTGATGCGCTGGACCGACCCCGAGTTCGGCGTCGTCTCCCCCAGCGTGTTCATTCCGCTGGCCGAGGAGTCCGGCTACATCGTCACGCTGGGTGCCTGGGTGCTGGAGCAGTCGGTGCTCGAGGCCGTGCGCTGGATGCAGGCCGGCTACCCCATCAAGCTGTCGGTGAACGTGTCGGCACTGGAGTTCCGCCAGCCGGATTTCGTGCAGCGCCTCACGCGCCTGCTGGAGGCCGAGGGGCTGCCGCCCACGCTGCTGGAGCTGGAGCTGACCGAGACCATCCTGCTGCAGGATGCCCAGGAGATGGCGCTGCGGCTCAAGGCCCTGGCGGACCTGGGCGTGGGCTTGGTCATCGACGACTTCGGCACGGGCTATTCCAGCCTGGCGTACTTGAAGAAGCTGCCCATCCACAAGCTGAAGATCGACCAGTCCTTCGTGCGCGGCCTGCCGGGCGACGAGGAAGACCGGGCCATCGTGGGCGCCATCGTCAACATGGGGCGCGCCCTGCGCATCGAGGTGGTGGCCGAAGGCGTGGAGACCGAGGCGCAGCGCGCGGCGCTGGCCCAGATGCAGTGCCACCACTACCAGGGCTTCCTGTGCGCGC contains:
- the fnr gene encoding fumarate/nitrate reduction transcriptional regulator Fnr, whose translation is MNLQTIKVACSNCNLRELCMPMGLNEQQLQRIDEIVATRRKVKRGGTLFRNGEPFNSLYAIRTGFFKTCVATEDGRDQVTGFQMAGEIIGLDGIVNDHHTCDAVALEDAEVCVMPFDRLEELSREVTALQNHVHKIMSREIVREHGVMLLLGSMRAEERLAAFLLNLVQRLHARGFSQSELVLRMTREEIGSYLGLKLETVSRTFSKFVEEGIVEVKQRHVKILDTDALKRIVNNQQTCH
- the hemN gene encoding oxygen-independent coproporphyrinogen III oxidase, translating into MTVVTPDLLRRFDVPGPRYTSYPTADRFVEAFGQEDYILALQQRKLGTAAKALPLSLYVHIPFCESLCYYCACNKIITKHHERADVYLRYLSREIDLHTAHCGQGQVVSQLHLGGGTPTFLSDDGLRELMAMLQRSFSLAPGGEYSIEVDPRTVTVERLAVLAELGFNRLSFGVQDFDPEVQKAVHRIQPAQQVFDLVASARSLGFDSVNVDLIYGLPRQTPESFDRTLAQVAQLRPDRIALYAYAHLPERFKPQRRIVPAELPGASAKVAMLARSLDAFMEAGYVYVGMDHFALPNDALAVAKRQGRLHRNFQGYSTQPDCDLIGLGVSAIGRVGATYSQNAKTLDEYYDFIDQGRLPVVRGLALTRDDLVRRAVIMALMCQGEVLFEPMEQAWLIDFRRYFEPEMELLREMADQGLVRLSDEGITVTSMGWFFVRGVAMVFDRYLQADRNRARFSRII
- a CDS encoding sulfite exporter TauE/SafE family protein encodes the protein MNAAFAWTALLMGLAGGPHCLAMCAAPCSALAGNGGAGARDPGAPQAVHWAPRVSSRRGVRLGLFHAGRLAGYALAGGLAAFAMESLAWVTQQTWSLRPVWTLTHVAVLAWGLLMMAQARQPAWVERAGRAAWRHVQPLVAAPGGVFAAGFFWALMPCGLLYSALLVAALSNGPVQGAVSMLCFAVGSGAWLVGGPLLWQQVRARLNLWRASWGTRLAGLMLFGIAAWALWMDLVYKPSLWCR
- a CDS encoding HD-GYP domain-containing protein, whose amino-acid sequence is MNTSILIDISQLRVGMYIQLDVGWMHHPFPVSSFRVASQEQIATLRALNLTQVRYIPSRSDPLPAGVPEPEAAEPESAAPQAQPAAIPEELAVRQRRLALEIQKQELEACDRRFGEATRSYLQITEVVAGQPDQARALGQALVDGCVSELLSNGDSVIRLLSEDVGVRGALHPVNVMVVTLLLGKALGLENRQLGELGMAALLHDLGKLALPHHVAEPYAHLSPAELARYESHVGESVAQAERMGLPVPVVTAIAQHHERADGSGFPLRLLGEDLGRYGQMLALVNRYDRLCNPAHGTDALTPHEALSVMFAQLKAQFDPVILGAFIRMMGVYPPGSIVQLVNDRYAIVVSVNSSRPLRPRVVVHDPSVPKEQALILDLETVPELGIRRSLRPAQLPREALDYLSPRQRVCYFFERAVGLTPGREVAA
- a CDS encoding putative bifunctional diguanylate cyclase/phosphodiesterase, producing the protein MTARFGPEWLGALDALFEAVWLVDEESLSILAANLAAAKLTGIAAQDMAGLSMQRLAATPQDQALWSDGGALARAGVHSHTHVLRRDGVLVPVEQRVQRVASPAGASVLMVTMVDRSEQEASERELETLLSELRATLDSAADGMLVCGMDGSVRAFNQRLAVLWGIPRELLVRRDDDAVRQYMLAQVQDPQTYSARLEAIARDPMLESTDILNLRSGAVIECRSVPQLSRGLPVGRVYSFRDITRQAENQAGLRLAARVFESSLDAIFIADAQHRIMRMNPGCERLVGQPAQVLLGNLAASLFGGSAEPALMDQVLAGWEREGFWEGELWLPRDAGAYCAVHLSWVALRDDSGRIAQSIGFMRDLTLQHAAQKRIEELAFSDVLTGLPNRLMLSQRVDTAIEVARRHGTGFAILFLDLDRFKIINDSLGHPFGDRVLQLVAERLQSCLRQTDMLCRLGGDEFVIYLHGGDATVAENVARRMLEDMLRPFVLDGMGFSIQCSIGMALFPQDGQTLDDLIKQADTAMYRVKERGRGNYGFYQPQMNAGLLSRMQLEHAMRQALANGRLAVHYQPQVCIQTGHVTGAEALMRWTDPEFGVVSPSVFIPLAEESGYIVTLGAWVLEQSVLEAVRWMQAGYPIKLSVNVSALEFRQPDFVQRLTRLLEAEGLPPTLLELELTETILLQDAQEMALRLKALADLGVGLVIDDFGTGYSSLAYLKKLPIHKLKIDQSFVRGLPGDEEDRAIVGAIVNMGRALRIEVVAEGVETEAQRAALAQMQCHHYQGFLCAPGLAAEAFRRLLVTQGVDVPANLPAPPRGGAQALKPFHNM